The sequence GAAATAATTGAACAATATGTGTAACAGATTGGGGTAACTTTGGATGTTGTTCTTGGATACGGTTGGGGGTTCTGGATAGATTTATTTGGATGTAGATAACTAATATTTTATAGTCTAACGTACGTAATAGTAAATACTCTTTTGGTGCATTCTTTCCACATAATTACGGTAATAAAAACATTGAATGTGACATCATAGCTATAAACACTACACAGGAAAATAGCTAAAGTGAAAGAAAATTATTCTGACGGAATGTCTGCTCCGGTCGTAAATCTTAACAAAAgagaaggggatcaaataaacCTCGGGCTACAGTTTTTACTGTTGAAATTGAAGCTGAACTGTTAAACCTATTAAAGACCAACCTTGATGCCTTTCAACAGACATTTCTGACTTTCTCTTGTATTAAATGAAAGTATTCATTTTTTAGTAACAGATTGCTTGCAATCTTTTGTAAATATGAAGATAATGAATGGATGTTTGTTCTAGAATTATTTAAGCACTTgctatgcattttaattcatgAAGTACAATATATTTGATCTGAGTGGCGTGTGAGTTTCATGTTTTATGTGAGTTTGTTATGATAATATCACTTCCCTagatgtttgtttcttgtttacCTTCATAtctcacattttgttttcatgttttcctttttgtctttttctaaAAAGTTATTTATCTTTTCCTATAACTCTCAGTGTCAGATGTACACACTATCAGCTgttcctccccccccccccccccaacaaaaaaagaaaatatgcagATGATAATGTTGAAACTGAAGTGGACATGGAGGGTTATTTAAACTCAATTAAATCCAATATAACATAAATCCATAGTTAATTTGCACTATTTATTAATGCAGAACATGTGACATTGCAGAATtatcaaacaacaacaaaagtacaAAGTTAGTCTGTACATCACATCATTTCTGAtcagtgtattttaaaaataccacCAGTACTGTGTTGTCTTCAACATCTGTATTTGAAGATTACAttgaattaatatattacaaaaagaaacattacaaaatcTATCAAAGGCATtatcatacaaatatatattacaatatatacagCATTTCATTTCATAATTTCAACAACAAATACTTTGTACTATATCAAACCATTAGATAGCTTTTATgtgtaatgtgtattttttctcCTACTTCCCTCATTTAGGCATTTTTTCATAATACAATGGCTTCCaacatgataatgataatgacaCGATTTATAAAGATATATAATTTTCCTGTAAACAAAGATTGAAGATTTGTGCATGGCTAAAACAAGTGACTAAGAACAAGGTTGCAATGAAAAGTGGTTGATAACCTCAAACAATAGTCTTTTATACAGTTCAGAGAGCTGCATACTTCGTAAGTTGTATCACTGTGCAGTAATGCTGAAAATCAAGAACAGATTATTATAAAAGCATGAGACATTGTCATGCAGACAATACACATTTTGTGAACTGAAGGCTTCTGATAAGGCTGTGTTTGAGTTGAACCGGTTTTAAAATGATCTCTCTATGCTGGTTACATTGCACTGTAAGAACCTGTCATTCAAAGATTTAAGAGCATGTTCTGATTATACGAGTTGATTCAGGTAGTGTTTGATCTTACGTCCCACAGAGAAGCATGCTATTTGTAAACTTATCagccaataataaaaaaaagctttcaaTCAAAGACTGCAGCTTAATAACTCTCGGTGTCAGATGTACACACTGTCAGCTGTCCACACACAATGGGTCTCAAAGTCATTCCAGTATTTGtagggaaaatgtacaaatccAAACCACAGTGTCCATTTAGTTCTTGGCTTCCAGTTCATGCCAGTTCACGCTGTGCTTGCTGTTCTTGCCTTGTCTTCTCTTGGCTTTATGATTTTGGACAGGCTTTGGTGGGGACACTCCTTCAGATTTGTGACTGGACTCATTGTGCTGCCGGGAGTACCTCTTGCACTTGCAGGAGGTGACGACCGTGATTTTGTACGTTCTTGCGCTTCCATCTTGGCACTGGAGCTGGATGCGCTGGGTGCGAGTCTTGTCGTTCACGCAGCGCCACTCCTGTGCGTTTCTGCGACTCCAGTACTTTCTGCCGTAGCCCCCGCCAATCCAATTGGGCAGCATCTGGGCTGGCAGGCACTCCCCGGCACACACCAGCTCCTTCACGGGGTTGATACTGGTGCATTGGCCGTCCGAGATGTACTTGGTGGATCGCAGTTCTCTGCAACCAACCTGACCTCGATCTGTGGGTGTCAAGTAAGAAATGATCAGCGAGTTCATTTTTAGCTTtcaatttttaaacaaaaagcaaaagggCTAGCTTTACATGGGTCACTTTGTTATTCTGTTAGGTAGTTCTACCTAAATGACACACAACAATAACTAACATAAAACCAAGTGCGTATTTTTGTATATAGAACTTCATAAAACATGGGTTTTACAAAATtttgcatgaa is a genomic window of Amia ocellicauda isolate fAmiCal2 chromosome 10, fAmiCal2.hap1, whole genome shotgun sequence containing:
- the sostdc1a gene encoding sclerostin domain-containing protein 1a yields the protein MLLNPGECHILFLGCILMRSCLAFKNDATEILYSHVVDPVQETPSNTSLNQARNGGRNGGNAGSARNDRGQVGCRELRSTKYISDGQCTSINPVKELVCAGECLPAQMLPNWIGGGYGRKYWSRRNAQEWRCVNDKTRTQRIQLQCQDGSARTYKITVVTSCKCKRYSRQHNESSHKSEGVSPPKPVQNHKAKRRQGKNSKHSVNWHELEAKN